The nucleotide window CGGCCAGGTGCCGATCAGGTCGCGGTACACGTCGGCGACGGCCGCGGCCGTGCGCCGCACGTCGTGCGTGGTCGTTGCGTACCGGCGTGCCTGACGGCCGAGCGACGCGCGCAGCGGCGGGTCGAGGAGCAGCCCGGCGACCGCCCCGGCCAGCGCCTTCGGCCGGTCGGGCGGCACCAGGCAGCGCGGCCCCTGGCCCGGTGGCAGGCTCTCGCGGGCCCCGTCCACGTCGGTGAGCACGACGGGCCGCCCGCAGGCCATGGCCTCCAGCGGCGCCAGCGCCATGCCCTCCCAGCGGGACGGCAGGACCACCAGGTCGGCGGCCTGGTACCAGGGCGCGGCGTCGGTGACGGCCCCGGCGAACAGCACGGACGCGGGGGCCCGGGCCCGCAGCGACCGCGCGTCCGGCCCGTCGCCGACCAGCACCAGCCGCGCGCCGGGCACCCGCCGGGTCACCTCGTGCCACGCCTCCAGGAGGACGTCCTGTCCCTTCTGCCGGCAGAGCCGTCCGACGCAGACCACGAGCGGCGCCGCCGGACCGATCCGCGTGAGCAGCGGGATCCCGGCCCGCACGGTGTCCGCCGGCACCGGGTGGTAGCCCGCCAGGTCGATGCCGTTGGGGATGACGCTCCAGCGTCCCCTGATGCCCGACCGCTGTCCGGTCTGCCGCTCGGCCTCACTGACGCAGATCATCCGCGACGCCCACCGCGCGCCCAGCCGCTCCCAGTTGAGCGCGAGCAGCCCGGTGGCGCCGCCGGCGGCCTCGAACGACCAGGCGTGCGGCTGGAACACGGTCGGCACCCGCCCGCGCACGGCGAGCCGTACCGCGAGACCGGCCTTGGCGCTGTGCGCGTGCACCACGTCGGGACGCACGTCCCGCACGATCCGACGCAGACTCCGTACCTCCCGCGCGAGCCGCGGTCCCGGCGACCGGGTCGCCTGCCAGTCCCGTACACCGGCGCCCAGGTCCCCGGCCGCCGTCGCGAGGCCGCCGGACGCCGGACAGGCGACGGCGACCTCGGCGCCGGCGGCCAGCTGCGCCCGCGCCAGGTCCGTGACCACGCGGGCCACCCCGCCGTCGACGGGCTGGGAGACGTGCAGGATCCGTGGCCGGGAGCCGGGGGTGGACAGGTGCATGCGTGCTTTCCTCGCTCACGGACGGCGCTCGGACGGAGCGCGGGCGGAACTCGGGCGGGACTCGGACGGAAGTCGGGCGAAAGTCGGGCGGACGGGAGCGGCGGGGAAGGGCGACGGAAGGGAAGGGCGACGGCGGGGAGGGCATCAGCGCTTCGCGTCGACGGCGACGAACAGCGCGCCGGCCCAGGCCGCGTCCCGCCGCGACGCCAGCCGGAACTCCAGTCGGTCCCCGCCGAACCGCAGCCCCTCGTCGAGATCGAGGACGTCGGAGTCGTACCCGAGCGTGTTCGGGTACGAGGGCGTCCGCGCGGAGGCCGTCCCGTCGGCTTCGCCGATGGTCGAGTTCAGTACGTCGTCACGGGGGTTGGCGCCGTCGCCGAGGGGCACGGGCAGGCCCCACCCGTCCGACACGGTGAGCGAGTCACCGGTCCGCCCGCGGTCCCCGTCGTAGGCGACGAGCCCCACGCGTCCCGCGGCCCCCGCGGGGAAGTCCAGGTCGTGCATCCGGACCACCTGGTCGTCGCCCGGACCCAGCGGGCCGAAGCCGTCCCACACCGCCAGATGCCGCAGCGGCTCCGACTCCTTCTCGTACGCCACCACCAGGGTCCAGCCGCCCCACGCGCCGGCCGCCGAGTGCCCCATCGCCACATTGACCTGCGCCACGGTGTACGCGCCCGCGCCGCTCGACCTCACCAGCGGGGTGACGTCCGCCGAGGCCTGGTAGGCGTCCGCGTCCCGCGCCACCCGGTGCCCGACGACGGTGTCCGCGAGCACCTCCTTGTACCGGCCGCCGGGCTCCGCGAACAGCACGCGCCCGTTGTCCCGCGGCGGCTTCTGCTCACCGGCCCGTAGGTTGCCGCCCCAGTACAGCCGCGCGTACGCGACCTCGGCGCCGGCCGGCAACGCGACCGTGGCGCGGCTGGAGTTGTAGGTGTTCGGGTCGCTGTCGACGTCGGTGTAGAACATGTCGAAGCCGTCGTTCGGGGCCGCGGCCCCCGCCTGTGCGGCGGGGCAGGACACCGTCGTCGGCGCGAGCGGCCCGCGGCAGGTGACCGACACGTTGGCGGCCCGGACGATCCCGCCGTGCCGCAGCGCGCGGTACCGCTGCGCGAACGGCAGACCCTCCGCCTCGGCGGCGACCCGCGCACCCGCGTCCGCACCCGGCGGGGCGGGCGCGGCCGCCACCGGTCCGCCCGGCACACAGAGCGAAGCGAGGGAAAAAGCACTCACCGTCCCACGGCGCAACAGAAGACCCAGGGAATTGCGCATGACCGGCGTTGCCCTTTCGAGGGAAATTTCGGCGGAAGAGGTTCTGGTCCTGACGAGCGGACGGGACGGGCGCATCGGATGGATGCCGCCATGGCTCCCCTGTCTTTTCCAGGGGTCCGGGGGAGAACGCAACTGTAGCCGCTATCCGTATTTATCGGTGAAACCCGTCAAGTGTGTCGGAACCGTGTGCATCTCCCGGGATAACCCTCTGGCCCGCTTCTGGTAACGGGCCGGAGCGTCACTCTTTTGGAGGCACAACCCGCGCCCGTGCCGCGCGTTGATTCCAGAGCCGGGCACCTCCGCCCGGCTGTTGTTTCAATCCCAAGGAGCACCTCTCCATGTCGCGTATCGCGAAGGGCCTGGTCTTTACCTCCGTGGCCGCCGCCGCCGTGGCCGGCACCGCCGGCATCGCCGCTGCCGACAGTGACGCGAGCGCCGTCGCCGCCAACTCCCCGGGTGTCCTCTCGGGCAACGTGCTGCAGATCCCCGTTCACGTGCCGATCAACCTGTGCGGCAACACGATCGACGTGATCGGCCTGCTGAACCCGGCGTTCGGCAACAAGTGCGTCAACAACTGACGTCATAGCTCCGCCCCCGATCGGCCGTCCTCCCACCGGGAGGGCGGCCGATCCGCGTTGCCCCGAATGGAGGGAGGGGCATCAGGTGCCCCCGGCGGGCCGGGGCAGGGCGCCTCACCAGGGACAACGGTCCCGTCGGCGGACGCGGGCCGCCGCCGGGCGCGGTCGATCGGTTGCAGGCGGCGGTCACCACTTCCACGGTGAGGACCAAGCCCCTGGGCGAGCCTGCGGGCAAGCCCCCAGATCCGACGCACCGTCGAAAGGACCCCTCCATGCGTGCTCTGCCCGTGCGGCGTACCGCGGCCTCCGCCCTCTGCGCCATGCTCCTGCTGGGGATCGCCGGACCCGCCGCCGTGGCCGCCGACCACGACGCGGCGCACGGCGACCGGGCCCGCACGGTCCGGGCACCGGTGCCCGAGGCGGACGCCCTGCTGGCGCAGACCGCGGCCCTCGGGGACGTCGCGGGAGTGCTGAAGCCGGTCACCGAGCTGCTCTCCGCCACGCTCAAGGCCGACAACGGGCAGCTCCCCGCCGCCGACGCCGCCAGGCTCTCCGACGCCGTGAAGCAGGCCATCACCAAGGCCGCCGCGACGGCCCCCAACACTCCGCAGGCGCCGAGCACCCCGCAGAAGCCCGCCGTTCCACAGACGCCGAGCACTCCGCAGACCCCGGCGGTTCCGCAGAAGCCGGACACTCCGCAGAAGCCCGCCGTTCCGCAGACGCCGAGCACCCCGCAGACCCCGGCGGTTCCGCAGACCCCGGCCGTTCCGCAGACTCCGCCGGCCAGGACGCCGACCGAGCCGAAGGCGCCGGCCGTGCCGGACGTGCCGGCCGCCCCGCCGTCGATCCTGCCGGCGCTGCCCGGCGCCCCCGCGCTCCCGCCGGGCGGGAACGCCGGCCGGGCGGCCGCGCCCGACCTCAGGGCCGACGCGCTCAAGGCCCTGCAGACCTCGGTCGACGCGCTGGTCAAGGCCGCCACCGGCGGTGACGCCGCCGCTCAGGGCGCGGCCACGAAGCAGGTCGTGACGGGCCTCGTCAACTTCGTCGCCGCCGCGACGCTGAGCGCCGGCCTGCCTGCCCCGAACCTGGCGGGCCTGCCCGGGGTACCCGCGGACGCCGCGCGGCCTGCCGCCCTCCTGAGCGGTCCTCCTGAGCGGTCCTCCTGAGTGGTCGCCCACTCCCGGGAGCCGGGCCGGTCCGTCGAGACGGACCGGCCCGACGGCTGTCATCCGTCCGTCCTGCCCTGTGCGAACAATCCTTCAGGGTTCTCATATGAGAGGTCCCATTTCCTGACGGGACCCCCTGCGCAATCGGGTGGGTCGCGGGAATCTGCGGAGTACGGGGTTTCCGGCCCGGCCGGGGGTCGTTGAGTACACCGAGATTCCCTCTGGTGACGCGAGTCGCCGACGAAAGGAACACGATGAAGTCCCTGAAGGCCGCCGCTGTCGTTGCCGGGTCCCTGGCCGTCGCCGGAGTCGCCGCGCCCGCCCTCGCCGCCGACATGGCGCCCCCCACCAGCATCAACGGCGGCGTCGACTCGGCCATCACCCAGCTCACCACCCAGCCGTTGGACCTCATGCCCCTGCAGTCGCAGTCGAGGGCGCTCGACACGGAGAACAAGGACTCCGTGCTCAGCACCGTCAACGCCCTGACGGACACGCTGAACTCCGCGAGCGGCCCCACGGGCCTCCTGGGCGGACTTCCCCTCCAGTAGTGCCACCGGGGGCCGGTCGCGCACCGCGCGCCGATCCCTCGGACCGATCCCTCGCGCCGGTTCCCCGGGCCGGTTCGGTCCCGTCCCCCGTTCGTGTGGAGACCCGCACGCAGATCCCCCGGGCGGGTGAGGAGCGGACGGACGTGTTCCGGTACGTCGGTACGGTTCCGCGATGACCTCAGCAACCAGCGAAACGCGCCCTTTCCCCGCCGCGGACCTCGGCACGCTCGTCGTCATGGCATGGAGCGGCGAACAGCCCGACGGCAACATGCCGTACCTCCTCGCCTACCCCCTCGGCGACGGCGAGAACGGTCCCGAGGGCTCCGCGGCCGCCGTCGAGCGACTGCTGGAGGCCAACGGCCTGCCCCTCGGCGACCCGGTCGTCGACGCCACCCGGCAGCCCGACTTCCCGGTCCGCCTCCTCGTCGAGGCGGACCAGGCCGTCGTCGGCATGACCCGGCTCAACGCGCGATGCCCCGTACCGCCGGAGTGGCTCGCCGCAGTCGGCGAACGCGGTCACGCCTACTTCCTGTTCACCACCCGCCCGTGGCCCGAGGCAGAGCCGGGCAAGCCCGTCGAGCCCGAGGCGCTGGCCGCTTTCGTCGGCGACGAGGAAACCCTGACCAGGGCGGCGCACGCCCTGGTCCCGGCCCGTGACCCGCGCTGAATCACCGCGCGCCGAATCACCGCGTACTGAATCACCGCGTGCCGAATCACCGCGTGCCGAATCACCACACGGCGAATCACCGCGTACTGAATTGCCGCGCGCCGAATCGCCAGACAGCGAGGGACGGATGGGATTTTCGGATGAGCTGACTATTGCATCGAACGAGGGAATTTTGACCTGATCCTGTTCGCGGGGTCGTTACCCGTTCCGGACGCACTCCGCGCATTCGAATCCCGAAAGGCCCGTGCCTGATGAAGTCGACCACCCGAGGAACTCTCGCCGCAGTCATCACCTGTGTGGCGGCCGCCGTCGCGACGCCCGCCGTCGCCGCCGACGCGGTTCCGGTCGTCGTGCCCCTCGGAGGTGCGGAGCACGCCCTGGACATGGAGATGCCCAGGGTCGGCGGCACCGTGCCGCTGCTCAGGCCGGGCAGCCCCGACGGGCCCCGGTACATCGAGGGCCGACTGCTGCCGGAGCGGGCCCTTCCGCAGCTGCCCGTCACCACGGGCCTGCCCGAGCTGGACGCGCGTGCGCCTCTGCCGCGCGTCCTCGGCGACACCTTCGACCACCTCAGTGCCACCACGCCCGACACCACCGTGCGCGCCCTGACGCCCGGCGCCTCGCTGGACGCCCCGTTGACCGCGCCGCGCCCCGAGATGCTCGGACTCCCGGCCGCCAAGCTGCCCGAGGTCGGCCTGCTCGCCCCGGTCCTGCAGGCGGCGCCCGGCGCGGACCTGGACGTCGCGCCGGGACTGTAGGGACACGGAGTCCGTCGAGGACGTACGGGCCGACGTACGGGCCGGGGAAGCCGGGGTTCGGGAAGCCGGAGGTGGGGCAGTGCGGATGAGGCCGGGGAACGATGCGCGGCGTGACGTCCTGAGAGGGGTGCTCGCGGCGGCCGTGACCGTCGCCCTGGCGCCGTTCGTCGTCGCGTCGAGACGGTCGCGCGCCGAGCCGTACGCCCCCGGTGGGGAATCCGGCGACCCGGACCGCCTCGAATCGGACCGTTTCGAGGCGGAGTTCGCGGCCGGGTTCGACGAGGCGTACCGGGGGCGCCGGATCCGTGGGTACCGGGAGCCGGCCGGTGACGTGCGTCCGGCCGGGGCCGCGCGCACGCCGATCGCCGGGTCCTGGCAGGTCACGGTGGACGGCCGGCCGCTGCACCTCATGCGGCGGGCCGACGGCGGCTATCTGACGATGATCGACCACTACCGGTCGTACCCGACCCCGCTGGCCGCCGCCCGCGCGGCCGTGGACGAACTGGGCGGGACCCTGCGGCTGCGCGCGCCCGCCACGGAGGCGGGGGCGGAACCGGGTCACGGGGCGGGGCACGGGGCAGGCCACGAGACGGGGCACGGAACGGAGAAGGAGGAGGGGGAGGAGCACGGGCATGGTGTACACGCGTAAGAACGTGAGCGCGCTGACGCGTACGGAGAGGCGCAGGCTCGTCGAGGCGTTCCTGGAGATCAAACGCACCGGTGAGTACGACGAGTTCGTCCGCGTGCACATCGACCACTACGTGTCGGACGGCGAGAAGGGGCTGCGTACGGCTCACATGACGCCCTCCTTCCTCCCCTGGCACCGGCGGTTCCTGCTGGACCTGGAGCGGGCCCTGCGCCGGGTGGACCCCACGGTGTCCGTGCCCTACTGGGACTGGACGAGGGACCGCACACCCGCCGCCCCGCTCTGGGGCGAGGACCTGCTCGGCGGCAACGGACGGCGGTCCGACCACCAGGTCACGACCGGGCCCTTCGCCCGCCGGCACCGGAAGTGGGTCGTCAAGGAGTCGATGACCGACGGCGACTACCTCACCCGCGACCTCGGCAGGCCCCGCGATCCGCTCGCCCTGCCCACGGCGGACGACGTCGCCGGGGCCCTGGACGACCCGGTGTACGACACACAGCCCTGGAACTCCACCTCCGGCCGCGGTTTCCGCAACAAGCTGGAGGGGTGGGGACACGGGCGCGGCAACGACGCCTGGCGCAACCACAACCGCGTCCACCGCTGGGTCGGCGGACACATGCTGGGCGGGGCGTCCGTCAACGACCCCGTCTTCTGGCTGCACCACTCCTTCGTGGACCTGCTCTGGACACGCTGGCAGAAGCGGCACCGGGGCGCCCGGTACCTGCCCGCCTCGCCGCCGGGCCTCGGTGACCTGCAGCACGGGCGGGTCGTGGCGCGGCACGAGGCGATGCCGCCGTGGGACGTGACACCGGACGAACTGGAGGACCACAGCCGGATCTACCGGTACGTGTGACACCCGGTACGTGTGACACCCGGTACGCGGGACAGGGGGAAGCCCCCGGCGGTGGGTACCGCAGGGGGCTCCACGTCTGTGCGGTGGCTCAGTGACCGTAGCCCTCGTCGTGGTGGCTGAGGTTCGCGCACCCGTTGCCGAACGCCGGGTTCAGCAGGCCGATGACGTTCACGGTGTTGCCGCAGAGGTTGATCGGCACGTGGACCGGAACCTGGATGGCGTTGCCCGACGCCACGCCGGGCGAGCCGGCGGCCGTGCTCGCGGCGTCCGCGTCCGCCATGGCCAGACCGGTACCACTGAGCACAACGGCGCTCGTGCCGAGAGCGACACCGGCTGCCTTCGCGATGCGAGACATCACGTTTCTCCTTCGAATCGGTGAGCGCGGCAGCATGAACGCGACCGCACTGTCCCTTCAACGCGAGGAGGCACGGACGGTAACGGCACGCACCGTGACATCATCCACGCGGCCCGGGTCACGGGCGCGTGCAGCGGCCCGTCGGGGTGGCGGCGGGCGGCCGGCACTGGAGGCCGCGGTCGTCGGCGTCCGTGCTCAGGTACCGGCCGACGCAGGTGGTCGGCGTGGTCCTGCCGCGTGCGTCGCAGAAGGCCAGGGCGGCGCGGCCGTCGGCGAAGGGGCCGGGAGCGTAGAAGACCCAGAAGCCCGGGCGGAGGGACGCGTAGTCGTCGCTGCGGACGTAGACGGCCTCGGGGACGGACTGACGGACGGTGGCGAGCCGCCGGTCCCGGGCGGCGGTGCCGGTGCCGACCGGTTCGGAGTGGAGTTGGGCGATCCATCCGTCGCCGGCTCCCTCGCCGTCCCCGGTGTCCTCGGAGGCGGTCGGCTGAGCCACCGTCTTCTTCGAGGGGGCCGGGGACGACGGGGTGGGGGCCGGCGTCCGCCGCGCGGACGGTGCGGACGAGCCGGCCGTCGTCGAGCGGTCGGCGCCCTCGGCCCCGCGGGCCTCGCCGCCGTTCCGGTTGCCCAGGGTGAGCGCCAGGGTGGTGGCCGCCGTCGCGAGGGCGACCACGACGGCGGTCACCACGAGCGCCGCGCGGCCTCTTCGGCGCCCGGGCCCGCGCGAAGGACCGGCGGAGGCGGGCGGGACCCGCATGGCGTCCGCCGGGGCGCGCCGGACGTCCGCCGGGACCCGCAGGACGTCCGTCGGCGCCGTCGGGGAGGTGGGCGGCGCCGGGGAGGCGGGCGGCAGCGGGGCGGTCGAGGCGGGCAGCGCCCGGTCCGGGTCCGGTGCCGTACCCGACTCGGCCTGCGCCAGCATCGCGTCCAGCCGTGCCGCGTCGGGCCGGGCCGCCGGATCGCGTACGAGCAGCGCCTGCAGTACGGGGGCGAGCGGGCCCGAGCGCACCGGCGGGGGCACGGCCTCGTCCTCGTCGAGGACGGCGGCCAGGGTGGCCAGGGTCGTCCCGCGGCGCAGCGGGCTGACGCCCTCCACGCAGACGTACAGGACCAGCCCCAGGGACCAGAGGTCGGACGCCGGGTCGTTGTCGTTGCCCCGGATCCGTTCGGGGGCGATGTACTCCGGGGAGCCGATGAGTTCGCCGGTCGCCGTCAGCGCGGTGGAGCCCTGCAGCGCGGCGATCCCGAAGTCGGTGAGCACGGCGGAGCCGTCGGGGCGCAGAAGGATGTTGGCGGGCTTGACGTCCCGGTGCTGGACCCCCGCCGCGTCGGCGGCGCGCAGGGCGCTGAGCACCTGCCGGCCCAGCCGGGCGGCCTCCGCGGGGCGCAGCGGGCCGTCGGCGAGGCGTTCCTGGAGCGAGACCCCGGGCACCAGTTCCATCACGAGCCAGGGGTGAGGGTCGTCGTCCACGATGTGATGGATCATCACCACGTTCGGATGACTGACCCGGGCCAGCGCCCGCGCCTCCCGCAACACCCGCTCGCGGACGGCCTCGTCGGCCGCCGCGTCCTGCCGTACGGCCTTGAGGGCGACCTCCCGGTGCAGCACGCCGTCACGCGCCCGCCATACCGTTCCCATACCCCCGCTGCCGAGCCGCTCGAGCAACTCGAACCGCCCGTCGACCATGTCCCCCGGTGCGTTCATGACGAACAGATTAGTGGGACGGGTGTGCGCCGGGCCGTCGGCCGTGTACGCCCGAGGTGCCGGTCCGGGCCGTGCGGTACGAGGTGTACGGCACGCGGTGTGTACGGCACGCGGTGCGCAGCGAGAGGCCCTCCCGGTGGGAGGGCGGGGAGTGAGCGCCCCCGGCAGGACTCGAACCTGCGGCCAAGCGCTTAGAAGGCGCCTGGCGGAGACATGGATACTGTTCCTGTGACCTGCCCATATGTATTTACCTGACCGGCCGTCAGTGAATCTTTCGGTGTTTTCGGGAAGGCCCCGTAGGCTGCGACCGCTGACGGGTGTCCTTTGACAAGCGATCTTGACCGATTGACGGGTGAGTTCGGCCGCTGGGCTCAAGGAGACAGTTCGTCTGCGGGGTCGGTGTCAGCGGTCCCTGCGAGCATACGGATCATGAAACGATCCGACGATCTCCTGGCAGGGCTGGACGACATCGACTGGGCAGCTCTGGGGCACGCCTACGGCAGCGCCGAGGACGTGCCCGGCCAGCTCCGGACGGTGTGCGGGCCGGACCAGGAGGCCCGGGAGAACGCCTTCCGTAGCCTGTTCAGCAACATCTTTCACCAGGGCACCCGGTACTTGGCCTCTCCGTACGCCGTACCGTTCCTCGCCCGAATCGCTGTCGCAGGCCCGGCCGGCGCCCGGGCCGACGCACTGCTGCTGCTGACCCGTTTGGCCGTTGACTGGCACGACGAGTACGACCTCCCGCTCGGCATCGACACCGCCGCGTGGCGGGCCGCAGTCATCAGCCCCGAAGAAAATCTGCGCTGGTACGACGAGCAGATCACCGCCGAGACCGACGAGGAGCAGCTGAAGAACTTGCGCGAGGGACGGGCGTACTGTGCGGCCGGGCACCCCGTCGACGCCCGCGAGGGCGCACTGCGCTCCTATGACGCGGTCCGCGCCCAGTTTCCTGTCCTGCTCGAACTGCTCGGCGACCGGGACCTGGAGATCCGCACCAAGACCGCGTACCTCCTCGGCTGGTTCCCCGAGGAGGCCGACGCCACCCTGCTCCCGTTGCTGGCCTGCCTCGACGGCGAGCGGGACCCGGTCTGCGTCGCCACGGTCCTCGTCGCGGTCGGGCTGCTCGCCGACCACGACCCGGACGGCCGGGTCCGGCACCACCTCGACCACAAGCACCCCTTGCCGCGCTGGGCCGCATGCTGGTCGCGCACCCGGCCGCCGCGCCCGGCCTGCCGCTGGCGGAGCGCATCGCCGCCGAACTGGCGGCCTTCGGCGCCGGGCCGGCCCCCGAGTCCGCCACCGCCCACCACGCCGGCGACCTGCACAGCTACACCGTCCGAAGCCTGCTGCATCTGATGGACGCCGCTGAGGACCCGGACGGGGTCCTCCTGGAAATCGTCCGCGCCCTGCCCCATCTCAAGAAGACCGGGGTCGTGCCCCACCCGCTGGCAGTCCGCGCCGAGAACCTGCTAGAAGCCCTGTTTGAACCCACGGACACCCCAACGCTGTTCACCGAGCTCTCCCCTGGACGCCAGAAGCTGCTGAAGGTCCTGGCCGAGCTGCTGACCGCCGAGGACTTCCAGCCCGTGCCGTTCGGCTCAGACCTCCACAAGCAGTTCACCCAGTACGGCCTCCCCGGCACCCGACCCGCCCTACGCGCCTACGTCGGCCTGTCCACCGAAGGCGAGGACCCCAGCGCCCCCCTCCCCGACCTCTGGGAACCATTCCGCAACGACTGATCCCACCGCCCCTCACCGAGCGCTGGCTGCTGGCCGCTATCGGGTGACAGGAACCCGGCACCGATCAAATTCAACCGGCAAACGGCCAAGATCATCTGTCAGAAGACAACGTGATTCCGATGACGCGCCATGTGGAGTGCGTGGCGATCTTGGAGCCGGTGGCGAAGGGGGGCTGAGCTGGGGTTTTGCCCGTGCGCGTTATGGGCGGTGTGGGCGTTACGGGCGATATCTTGACGCTGAAATGACGCTCGCGACGCTCATTTGACGCTCGTTCTGATGGGTCGTCAGGTATGTTGCGTCACTGGTCAGACGACCCGATGCGTAAGCCGGTCAAGCGTGATCGCCGAGAATTTCGTGGTGCCAAGCGGTCAGGCTCAGTCACCGGTGCGGACCGCCCAGCAGGTTCTTCGCTTTCTGTTGGTACAGGGCTCGCGCGTCGCTGGCCAGTAGAAATGAGGCTAGTTGGAATGTGTGACCGGCCGCTGGCCCGCGTCCGGTCCGGATCTTGGTTTCGGAAGCTTTGGTCCAGAGCGTGCTCTGGCAGTCAGCGGAATCAGTCTGCTGACGCACGCTGTCGGCCTGGTTGATATCTCGTAGAGAGGAGCAGCGGACTCATGATCCGCCGACCGTGGCTTCGAGTCCCACCCGCCCTATTTGTGCAGATATCTGACCTGAAGAAACGTTTATTTTTGGGTGGCGGATCGTCAGCCTTGTCAGAACGGCCTAAATCCGCTGCTCGTGGGTTTAGAGTTCGGTGGCGCTCGGGGGAGTTCGAACCCCTCTGACCTGCGGCTGAGTAGGTGGTCGAGATTGCCGCTCGCGGTCCGGGCGACTGCTCTGAGGGGCGATGCCAGGACCCAGGGACCGTGCAGGGGTCGGGACGGCGCGGCCGGGGTCAGGCCGAGTGTGTTTCCGGGCCGATTCGTTGTCCCGTTTGTCGGTTCCGTGGCATGGGCCGCCGTCCACCGCTCGGAGCCTCGAGTGCCGGCCAGGCACTCGAGGCTCCGCGGATGCCGGTGCGTCTGACACACAGGACCCAGGCCAGGGAACGGCCCGAAGAGGAAACGGCGCCATGGACGGCGCACCGCGTTCATCAGGGCTGAGCCATTTGCGGTCAGCACAGGATCTGGATTGCATTTAGCGTGCTCATGCCGGTGACGAGGGTGCCGAGCAGGAGCCGGAGTGCGGTGTCGGGCAGGTGGGGTTGGAGACTGGCGCCGAGGTAGCCGCTGACCTTGCCTCCGGCACCGCAGCAGAAGCCCAGTAGCCTGGGGGCGACGTCGCCTGCTGCGGCCAGGGGGAGCGCGTAGGTGTTCGCAGCCGATGACGGATGTCACGAACGTGGAGGGCAGTGCGACGGGTGCTCCGCGGCCGACGGGGATCGGGCCCAGCAGGGAGCAGCCCCCGATTCCGTAGATGCCTAGAAACCGCCACATGCGGACGCGTACGCAGGTCGCTTATAGCTCTTACTCAGAGCGAGTCCGAGGTCTTTTAGTGCGGAGCATCCCATCGAGTGCGATCACAGTCTGTGACATCAGCTGGGAGTTGCTCGTTCTCACTCCCCGCTCTGTTCTCTTGATGTACGAATCTTGTATGGCGAGTGCGAGTGGACTGACGGAGCAGCAGACGTGCCGGGCCTTTGTGATGCCGGCACTGTCGGGAGCGGGCTGGAGCAAGGAACAGATCAGGGAGCAGTACCCGATCAACGACGGCAAGATCGTGGTCTCGCCTCGACGACACCGCCGGGAGCGGGCCTTGATCGCGGACTACGTCCTGCAGTATCGGGACGACGTACCGATAGCGGTGGTCGAAGCCAAGCGAACCAGCGTTGACGTCGCGGCAGGCATCGAGCAGGCCAAGAGATACGCGCGCAGGCTCGGGCTGCCGGTGGCTTACGCCACGAATGGGACCGAGATCTGGGAGATCGAGATCGGTGGCAATCGGCACCAGGTCCAGGCGTTCCCGTCTCCGGAGCGGCTGTGGGAGCGGTACTGCGGCGAGAAGCAGATCGCCACGCACCTGGAGCGTGAACTCGTCCTTGCCCCGTTCGATCACCGGCTGCGGAACAATGACCTCACGCCGAAGCGGCCCCGTTACTACCAGCGCCGAGCGGTCAACGAGGCACTGCTTGCGATAGCCCGGGGGCAGAAACGGATCCTGCTGACGCTGGCCACGGGCACAGGCAAGACCATGGTGGCGTTCCAGCTCGTCTCCAAGCTGCGCCGTAGTGGGTGGGCCGGAGGTGAGATGCCCCGAGTCCTCTATCTTGCGGATCGCAACATCCTCGTCAACCAGCCGAAGGACGACTACTTCGAACAGGTATTCGGTGATGTTGTGCACAAGATCGGTGGGCAGGCTCAACGTGCTCGGCAGATCTTCTTTGCTCTGTATCAGGCGCTCGACAGTGCCAGGGGTGACGAGACGGCGCTCTTCAGCCAATACCCGCCTGACTACTTCCACCTGATCATCGTGGATGAGTGCCATCGTGGCAGCTCAGCCGAGGAGG belongs to Streptomyces sp. V3I8 and includes:
- a CDS encoding DUF3344 domain-containing protein, producing the protein MRNSLGLLLRRGTVSAFSLASLCVPGGPVAAAPAPPGADAGARVAAEAEGLPFAQRYRALRHGGIVRAANVSVTCRGPLAPTTVSCPAAQAGAAAPNDGFDMFYTDVDSDPNTYNSSRATVALPAGAEVAYARLYWGGNLRAGEQKPPRDNGRVLFAEPGGRYKEVLADTVVGHRVARDADAYQASADVTPLVRSSGAGAYTVAQVNVAMGHSAAGAWGGWTLVVAYEKESEPLRHLAVWDGFGPLGPGDDQVVRMHDLDFPAGAAGRVGLVAYDGDRGRTGDSLTVSDGWGLPVPLGDGANPRDDVLNSTIGEADGTASARTPSYPNTLGYDSDVLDLDEGLRFGGDRLEFRLASRRDAAWAGALFVAVDAKR
- a CDS encoding chaplin, which produces MSRIAKAAGVALGTSAVVLSGTGLAMADADAASTAAGSPGVASGNAIQVPVHVPINLCGNTVNVIGLLNPAFGNGCANLSHHDEGYGH
- a CDS encoding DUF5949 family protein, which translates into the protein MTSATSETRPFPAADLGTLVVMAWSGEQPDGNMPYLLAYPLGDGENGPEGSAAAVERLLEANGLPLGDPVVDATRQPDFPVRLLVEADQAVVGMTRLNARCPVPPEWLAAVGERGHAYFLFTTRPWPEAEPGKPVEPEALAAFVGDEETLTRAAHALVPARDPR
- a CDS encoding tyrosinase family oxidase copper chaperone, with the protein product MRPGNDARRDVLRGVLAAAVTVALAPFVVASRRSRAEPYAPGGESGDPDRLESDRFEAEFAAGFDEAYRGRRIRGYREPAGDVRPAGAARTPIAGSWQVTVDGRPLHLMRRADGGYLTMIDHYRSYPTPLAAARAAVDELGGTLRLRAPATEAGAEPGHGAGHGAGHETGHGTEKEEGEEHGHGVHA
- a CDS encoding chaplin, encoding MSRIAKGLVFTSVAAAAVAGTAGIAAADSDASAVAANSPGVLSGNVLQIPVHVPINLCGNTIDVIGLLNPAFGNKCVNN
- a CDS encoding tyrosinase family protein, with product MVYTRKNVSALTRTERRRLVEAFLEIKRTGEYDEFVRVHIDHYVSDGEKGLRTAHMTPSFLPWHRRFLLDLERALRRVDPTVSVPYWDWTRDRTPAAPLWGEDLLGGNGRRSDHQVTTGPFARRHRKWVVKESMTDGDYLTRDLGRPRDPLALPTADDVAGALDDPVYDTQPWNSTSGRGFRNKLEGWGHGRGNDAWRNHNRVHRWVGGHMLGGASVNDPVFWLHHSFVDLLWTRWQKRHRGARYLPASPPGLGDLQHGRVVARHEAMPPWDVTPDELEDHSRIYRYV
- a CDS encoding glycosyltransferase, whose product is MHLSTPGSRPRILHVSQPVDGGVARVVTDLARAQLAAGAEVAVACPASGGLATAAGDLGAGVRDWQATRSPGPRLAREVRSLRRIVRDVRPDVVHAHSAKAGLAVRLAVRGRVPTVFQPHAWSFEAAGGATGLLALNWERLGARWASRMICVSEAERQTGQRSGIRGRWSVIPNGIDLAGYHPVPADTVRAGIPLLTRIGPAAPLVVCVGRLCRQKGQDVLLEAWHEVTRRVPGARLVLVGDGPDARSLRARAPASVLFAGAVTDAAPWYQAADLVVLPSRWEGMALAPLEAMACGRPVVLTDVDGARESLPPGQGPRCLVPPDRPKALAGAVAGLLLDPPLRASLGRQARRYATTTHDVRRTAAAVADVYRDLIGTWPTGRGTGVDHTECRESIHT